A single region of the Nocardioides aquaticus genome encodes:
- a CDS encoding aminotransferase class IV — MLQQYDERNRDLMVGIDDTLVHRDRAGISPFDSVVQGGDAVWEGLRLHRGRIFKLTEHLARLRRSAHALAFTEIPAAEVLEERLRAVLAANAMTDDVHVRLTLTRGVKLTSGMDPRLNTAGPTLIVLAEFKSPVYDDTGITLVTSSVRRHRADSLDPKIHHNNLLTSIMAKIEANVAGADDALMLDDAGFVAETNATHVFHVTDGVVHTSTTRACPEGITRETVLEICAAAGREARVGDYSLVDLVNADEVFVTGTMGGVTPVVSVDGRRIGTGARGPVGTEIAEAYAARTAVEGTLVV, encoded by the coding sequence ATGCTGCAGCAGTACGACGAGCGCAACCGCGACCTCATGGTCGGCATCGACGACACCCTGGTGCACCGCGACCGGGCCGGGATCAGCCCGTTCGACTCGGTCGTCCAGGGCGGGGACGCGGTGTGGGAGGGACTGCGGCTGCACCGCGGACGGATCTTCAAGCTCACCGAGCACCTCGCCCGGCTGCGCCGCTCCGCCCACGCCCTGGCCTTCACCGAGATCCCCGCCGCCGAGGTCCTCGAGGAGCGGCTGCGCGCGGTCCTGGCGGCCAACGCGATGACCGACGACGTGCACGTGCGTCTCACGCTGACCCGCGGCGTGAAGCTGACCAGCGGGATGGACCCGCGGCTGAACACCGCGGGCCCGACCCTGATCGTCCTGGCCGAGTTCAAGTCACCGGTCTACGACGACACCGGCATCACCCTGGTCACCAGCTCGGTGCGCCGCCACCGCGCCGACTCCCTGGATCCCAAGATCCACCACAACAACCTGCTGACCTCGATCATGGCCAAGATCGAGGCCAACGTCGCCGGCGCCGACGACGCGCTGATGCTGGACGACGCAGGGTTCGTGGCCGAGACCAACGCGACCCACGTCTTCCACGTCACCGACGGCGTCGTGCACACCAGCACCACCCGCGCCTGCCCCGAGGGCATCACCCGCGAGACCGTGCTCGAGATCTGCGCGGCCGCCGGCCGGGAGGCCCGGGTCGGCGACTACTCCCTGGTCGACCTGGTCAACGCCGACGAGGTCTTCGTGACCGGCACGATGGGCGGCGTCACCCCGGTCGTCTCGGTCGACGGGCGCCGCATCGGCACCGGCGCCCGCGGCCCGGTCGGCACCGAGATCGCCGAGGCGTACGCCGCCCGCACCGCCGTCGAGGGCACGCTCGTCGTCTGA
- a CDS encoding HAD family hydrolase, whose product MSRPGNADAVRIAMWSGPRNLSTAMMRSFENRADCTVVDEPLYAAYLAVTGLDHPGREEVVASQPTDPAVVLADLVGGPLATPVQYQKHMTHHLLPGFVPAGPGGPLDGLRHAFLVRDPERVLTSYAKVRDEPTLEDLGLPQQVALFEAHGGPVVDAADVLRDPRGTLGLLCAALGLAFDEAMLAWPAGPRDSDGVWAPHWYAGVEASTGFATDSPGGTDPLPERLRPLLERCRGPTTTRWRRTA is encoded by the coding sequence GTGAGCCGTCCCGGGAACGCCGACGCCGTCCGGATCGCGATGTGGTCCGGGCCGCGCAACCTGTCGACCGCGATGATGCGCAGCTTCGAGAACCGCGCCGACTGCACGGTCGTGGACGAGCCGCTGTACGCCGCGTACCTCGCCGTCACCGGGCTCGACCACCCCGGCCGCGAGGAAGTGGTCGCCTCCCAGCCCACCGACCCGGCCGTGGTCCTGGCCGACCTCGTCGGCGGGCCGCTGGCGACGCCGGTGCAGTACCAGAAGCACATGACCCACCACCTGCTCCCGGGCTTCGTCCCCGCCGGGCCGGGCGGCCCGCTGGACGGTCTGCGGCACGCCTTCCTGGTCCGCGACCCCGAGCGGGTGCTGACGTCGTACGCCAAGGTCCGCGACGAGCCGACGCTCGAGGACCTCGGGCTCCCCCAGCAGGTCGCGCTGTTCGAGGCCCACGGCGGTCCCGTCGTCGACGCCGCCGACGTCCTGCGCGATCCCCGCGGCACGCTCGGGCTGCTGTGCGCGGCTCTCGGGCTCGCCTTCGACGAGGCGATGCTCGCCTGGCCGGCCGGCCCACGCGACTCCGACGGCGTCTGGGCCCCGCACTGGTACGCCGGTGTCGAGGCCTCGACCGGCTTCGCCACCGACTCCCCCGGCGGCACCGACCCCCTGCCGGAGCGGCTGCGCCCGCTCCTCGAGCGCTGCCGGGGCCCTACTACGACGCGCTGGCGCCGTACCGCCTGA
- the rnhA gene encoding ribonuclease HI: MDEVVVVHTDGACVPNPGPGGWGALLQTGRHELELCGGEAGTTTNNRMELMAPIAALETLTRRVTVHLHTDSTYVRNGITTWLAGWERNGWLTSAKEPVKNRDLWQRLRAAELQHDVTWFWVKGHAGNAGNERADRLAARGLTEAVASDRAARATDVSSA; this comes from the coding sequence GTGGACGAGGTCGTGGTGGTGCACACCGATGGCGCGTGCGTGCCCAACCCCGGGCCCGGGGGCTGGGGCGCGCTGCTGCAGACCGGCCGGCACGAGCTCGAGCTCTGTGGCGGCGAGGCCGGCACGACCACCAACAACCGGATGGAGCTGATGGCGCCGATCGCGGCGCTGGAGACGCTGACCCGCCGGGTGACGGTGCACCTGCACACCGACAGCACCTACGTCCGCAACGGGATCACGACGTGGCTGGCCGGCTGGGAGCGCAACGGCTGGCTCACCTCGGCCAAGGAGCCGGTGAAGAACCGCGACCTCTGGCAGCGGCTGCGCGCGGCCGAGCTGCAGCACGACGTCACCTGGTTCTGGGTCAAGGGCCACGCCGGCAACGCGGGCAACGAGCGCGCCGACCGGCTCGCCGCGAGGGGCCTCACCGAGGCCGTGGCCTCGGACAGGGCCGCGCGGGCGACGGATGTGTCGTCCGCGTAA
- a CDS encoding GNAT family N-acetyltransferase gives MLWRVRTNLPDRPGTLAALARTCGEAEVDIRRIQVFPGPNVGPVTDELVLDAPDGLDEAAITALVVGAGGDRVLALPCSEAALDDQPTRYVEAARAVIAQPASFPDVVARLFDAGADVDEGAADVMELRVGEVRVQVRRPAPFTPTERERGLAMAALVSDVLGRERSTGASRRIGAGATVAYVALETAVQARADEVVVGEARLLPVSLDAPGTREVDLEVDVSWQRRGIGTRLLGDVARLARRIGAEELLVRTRADNQAVMPMVLSAGMRGRIRMAGDELTVRIPLRDVRPLAG, from the coding sequence ATGCTGTGGCGCGTACGGACCAACCTCCCCGACCGGCCCGGGACCCTGGCCGCGCTCGCCCGCACCTGCGGCGAGGCCGAGGTCGACATCCGGCGGATCCAGGTCTTCCCCGGGCCGAACGTGGGACCGGTGACCGACGAGCTCGTGCTCGACGCGCCGGACGGGCTCGACGAGGCCGCGATCACCGCGCTGGTGGTGGGGGCGGGCGGTGACCGCGTGCTGGCACTGCCGTGCAGCGAGGCCGCGCTCGACGACCAGCCCACGCGCTACGTCGAGGCCGCGCGCGCCGTGATCGCGCAGCCGGCCTCCTTCCCGGACGTGGTGGCGCGTCTGTTCGACGCCGGTGCCGACGTCGACGAGGGCGCCGCCGACGTGATGGAGCTGCGCGTGGGCGAGGTCCGGGTGCAGGTGCGCCGACCGGCCCCGTTCACCCCGACCGAGCGTGAGCGCGGGCTGGCGATGGCCGCCCTGGTCAGCGACGTCCTGGGGCGCGAGCGCAGCACCGGGGCGAGCCGGCGGATCGGCGCCGGGGCGACCGTCGCCTACGTCGCGCTGGAGACCGCCGTGCAGGCCCGGGCCGACGAGGTCGTGGTCGGTGAGGCCCGCCTGCTGCCGGTCTCCCTGGACGCGCCCGGGACCCGCGAGGTCGACCTCGAGGTCGACGTGTCCTGGCAGCGGCGCGGCATCGGCACCCGGCTCCTCGGCGACGTGGCGCGGCTGGCCCGCCGGATCGGCGCCGAGGAGCTGCTGGTGCGCACCCGCGCCGACAACCAGGCCGTGATGCCGATGGTGCTCTCGGCGGGCATGCGGGGACGGATCCGGATGGCCGGCGACGAGCTGACCGTCCGCATCCCGCTGCGTGACGTACGTCCCCTCGCCGGCTGA
- the guaB gene encoding IMP dehydrogenase: MELPEKFEALGLTYDDVLLLPGHSDLAPSEIDTTSRLTREISLRVPLVSAAMDTVTESRMAIAMAREGGLGVLHRNLSIVDQAYQVDLVKRTQTGIISNPVVIGPDETLEELDRICGEYRVSGMPVVDPERRLLGIITNRDLRFTPVAEWATTKVDEVMTPMPLITGPVGISRDEATLLLRKHKRERLPLVDDQGRLAGLITVKDFVKSEQFPMASNDAHGRLMVGAAIGYFGDAWLRATTLVEAGVDVLVADTAHGNVRLLLDMVARLKSDPATRHVQVIGGNVATREGAQAFVDAGADAVKVGVGPGSICTTRVVTGVGVPQVTAVHDASLACKPAGVPVIADGGMKYSGEIAKALVAGADAVMVGSLLAGCDESPGDLIFVNGKQYKTYRGMGSLGAMSSRNKKSYSKDRYFQAEVASDDQIVPEGIEGQVAYRGPLSAVAHQLIGGLNQSMFYVGARTVPELQDKGRFVRITQASLQESHPHGVQMTVEAPNYTGR, translated from the coding sequence GTGGAGCTCCCGGAGAAGTTCGAGGCCCTCGGGCTGACCTACGACGACGTCCTGCTGCTGCCCGGTCACTCCGACCTGGCCCCCTCGGAGATCGACACGACCTCGCGGCTGACCCGCGAGATCTCGCTCCGGGTGCCGCTGGTGAGCGCGGCGATGGACACCGTCACCGAGTCGCGGATGGCGATCGCGATGGCCCGCGAGGGCGGTCTCGGGGTGCTGCACCGCAACCTGTCGATTGTGGACCAGGCCTACCAGGTCGACCTCGTCAAGCGGACCCAGACCGGGATCATCTCGAACCCCGTCGTGATCGGCCCCGACGAGACGCTGGAGGAGCTCGACCGGATCTGTGGGGAGTACCGCGTCTCCGGGATGCCCGTGGTCGACCCCGAGCGGCGCCTGCTCGGCATCATCACCAACCGCGACCTGCGCTTCACCCCGGTCGCGGAGTGGGCCACCACCAAGGTCGACGAGGTGATGACCCCGATGCCGCTGATCACCGGCCCGGTCGGGATCAGCCGCGACGAGGCGACCCTGCTGCTGCGCAAGCACAAGCGCGAGCGGCTGCCCCTGGTCGACGACCAGGGCCGGCTGGCCGGCCTGATCACCGTCAAGGACTTCGTGAAGTCCGAGCAGTTCCCGATGGCCTCCAACGACGCGCACGGCCGGCTGATGGTGGGTGCCGCGATCGGCTACTTCGGCGACGCCTGGCTGCGGGCCACGACCCTGGTCGAGGCCGGGGTCGACGTGCTGGTCGCCGACACCGCGCACGGCAACGTACGCCTGCTGCTCGACATGGTGGCCCGGCTCAAGAGCGACCCCGCCACCCGCCACGTCCAGGTGATCGGGGGCAACGTCGCCACCCGCGAGGGGGCGCAGGCGTTCGTCGACGCCGGGGCCGACGCGGTCAAGGTCGGGGTCGGCCCGGGCTCGATCTGCACCACCCGCGTGGTCACCGGGGTGGGCGTGCCCCAGGTCACCGCGGTGCACGACGCCTCGCTGGCCTGCAAGCCGGCCGGCGTGCCGGTGATCGCCGACGGCGGGATGAAGTACTCCGGCGAGATCGCCAAGGCCCTGGTCGCCGGGGCCGACGCGGTCATGGTCGGCTCCCTGCTCGCCGGCTGCGACGAGTCGCCGGGCGACCTGATCTTCGTCAACGGCAAGCAGTACAAGACCTACCGCGGGATGGGCTCGCTCGGTGCGATGTCGAGCCGCAACAAGAAGTCGTACTCCAAGGACCGCTACTTCCAGGCCGAGGTGGCCAGCGACGACCAGATCGTGCCCGAGGGCATCGAGGGTCAGGTCGCCTACCGGGGCCCGTTGTCGGCGGTGGCCCACCAGCTGATCGGCGGGCTGAACCAGTCGATGTTCTACGTCGGCGCCCGCACCGTGCCCGAGCTCCAGGACAAGGGCCGCTTCGTCCGGATCACGCAGGCCTCCCTGCAGGAGAGCCACCCGCACGGCGTGCAGATGACGGTGGAGGCGCCGAACTACACCGGTCGCTGA
- a CDS encoding GuaB3 family IMP dehydrogenase-related protein — MTEIEIGRAKRARRAYSFDDIAIVPSRRTRDPEEVSVDWQIDAYRFDIPVLAAPMDSVMSPATAIALGRLGGLGVLNLEGLWTRYEDPEPLLEEVAQLRGTEATRRMQAIYAEPVQPELITERLREVRAAGVTVAGSLSPQRTQELSKVVVDAGVDMFVIRGTTVSAEHVSSQAEPLNLKEFIYELDVPVVVGGCATHQAALHLMRTGAAGVLVGFGGGAAHTTRTVLGLAVPMASAVADVAGARRDYLDESGGRYVHVIADGSIGMSGDVAKAIACGADAVMVGSPLARATDAPGRGFHWGAEAHHDELPRGQRVEFEQVGTLEEILFGPSRVADGTMNLVGALRRSMATTGYTELKEFQRVEVVAT, encoded by the coding sequence GTGACCGAGATCGAGATCGGGCGCGCCAAGCGGGCCCGCCGCGCCTACTCCTTCGACGACATCGCGATCGTGCCCTCCCGGCGCACCCGCGACCCGGAGGAGGTCAGCGTCGACTGGCAGATCGACGCCTACCGCTTCGACATCCCCGTGCTGGCGGCGCCGATGGACTCCGTGATGTCGCCGGCGACCGCGATCGCGCTGGGTCGCCTCGGCGGCCTCGGCGTGCTCAACCTCGAGGGTCTCTGGACCCGCTACGAGGACCCCGAGCCGCTGCTCGAGGAGGTCGCCCAGCTGCGCGGCACCGAGGCGACCCGCCGGATGCAGGCGATCTACGCCGAGCCGGTGCAGCCCGAGCTGATCACCGAGCGGCTGCGCGAGGTGCGTGCCGCCGGGGTCACCGTGGCCGGGTCGCTGTCGCCCCAGCGCACCCAGGAGCTGTCCAAGGTCGTGGTCGACGCCGGCGTCGACATGTTCGTCATCCGTGGCACCACGGTCAGCGCCGAGCACGTCTCCAGCCAGGCGGAGCCGCTGAACCTCAAGGAGTTCATCTACGAGCTCGACGTGCCCGTCGTCGTCGGCGGGTGCGCCACCCACCAGGCGGCGCTGCACCTGATGCGCACCGGCGCCGCGGGCGTGCTCGTCGGCTTCGGCGGGGGCGCCGCGCACACCACGCGTACGGTCCTCGGGCTCGCCGTCCCGATGGCCTCCGCGGTCGCCGACGTGGCCGGCGCCCGTCGTGACTACCTCGACGAGTCCGGCGGCCGCTACGTGCACGTGATCGCCGACGGGTCGATCGGGATGTCCGGCGACGTCGCCAAGGCGATCGCCTGCGGCGCCGACGCCGTGATGGTCGGTTCGCCGCTGGCCCGGGCCACCGACGCACCGGGTCGCGGGTTCCACTGGGGCGCCGAGGCGCACCACGACGAGCTGCCCCGTGGCCAGCGGGTGGAGTTCGAGCAGGTCGGCACGCTGGAGGAGATCCTGTTCGGTCCCTCCCGGGTCGCCGACGGCACGATGAACCTGGTCGGCGCGCTGCGCCGGTCGATGGCCACCACCGGCTACACCGAGCTCAAGGAGTTCCAGCGCGTGGAGGTCGTCGCCACGTGA
- a CDS encoding haloacid dehalogenase type II — protein sequence MSGDAGAPRVVVLDVNETLSDLTPLRARFAEVGADEELAATWFAAVLREGMALAAVGQQAGFAEIGAHVLDVLLPADLTLQRGAAVDHVLAAFSALSVHPDVPDGLRALREQGLRVVTLSNGAASVAQGLLERAGVADLVEATLSVADAGVWKPAAAAYAHAVAWSGEPAGAHLLVAVHPWDVHGAQQAGWSGAWVDRSGTTPYPGYLDDPVLRVHDLTDLAARLAG from the coding sequence GTGAGCGGCGACGCCGGAGCGCCGCGGGTGGTCGTGCTCGACGTCAACGAGACGTTGTCCGACCTCACCCCGCTGCGCGCCCGGTTCGCCGAGGTCGGTGCCGACGAGGAGCTCGCCGCCACCTGGTTCGCCGCGGTGCTGCGCGAGGGCATGGCCCTGGCCGCCGTCGGCCAGCAGGCCGGCTTCGCCGAGATCGGCGCCCACGTGCTCGACGTGCTGCTGCCCGCGGACCTCACCCTGCAGCGCGGGGCCGCGGTCGACCACGTCCTGGCCGCGTTCTCCGCGCTGTCGGTGCACCCCGACGTGCCCGACGGCCTCCGGGCGCTGCGCGAGCAGGGCCTGCGGGTGGTGACGCTCAGCAACGGGGCGGCGTCGGTCGCGCAGGGGCTGCTGGAGCGCGCCGGGGTCGCCGACCTCGTCGAAGCCACGCTGTCGGTGGCCGACGCCGGCGTCTGGAAGCCGGCCGCGGCGGCGTACGCCCACGCGGTGGCCTGGTCGGGGGAGCCGGCCGGTGCCCACCTGCTCGTGGCGGTCCACCCCTGGGACGTGCACGGCGCGCAGCAGGCCGGCTGGTCGGGTGCCTGGGTGGACCGGTCCGGCACGACGCCGTACCCCGGCTACCTCGACGACCCGGTGCTCCGGGTGCACGACCTGACCGACCTCGCCGCCCGCCTGGCCGGCTGA
- a CDS encoding serine hydrolase, translated as MEHEGAGTPGTSRTVSAWLGGLDGGTWWARDDREPHLAASTMKLPVAVAALRAHAAGTLDLDRAVAVHDDFASVVAGERFTMDADYDQDPRTWAERGGTVPLRDLVHRMLAHSGNLATNLVLEQVGAAAVAAVLEEAGCSERTVVARGIEDGPGRRAGLENVVTARDLGLVLVGAADHRLLDPVSAHALERDLLAQVFRDGIPAGLPAGVTVANKTGWIGGVNHDVALVRPDAHPPFVLVVLTRHGASEREGEQLVADVASRAWAALTERAGRPLHHGDPAPS; from the coding sequence ATGGAGCACGAGGGCGCGGGGACGCCGGGGACCTCCCGCACCGTCTCGGCGTGGCTGGGTGGCCTCGACGGCGGCACCTGGTGGGCCCGCGACGACCGCGAGCCGCACCTCGCAGCCAGCACGATGAAGCTGCCGGTCGCCGTCGCGGCCCTGCGCGCCCATGCGGCGGGCACCCTCGACCTCGACCGGGCGGTGGCGGTCCACGACGACTTCGCCTCCGTGGTGGCGGGGGAGCGGTTCACGATGGACGCCGACTACGACCAGGACCCCCGGACCTGGGCGGAGCGCGGGGGCACCGTGCCGCTGCGCGACCTGGTGCACCGGATGCTGGCCCACTCGGGCAACCTGGCCACGAACCTGGTGCTCGAGCAGGTCGGCGCCGCCGCGGTCGCCGCGGTGCTCGAGGAGGCCGGGTGCTCCGAGCGCACCGTGGTCGCGCGGGGCATCGAGGACGGGCCCGGACGCCGGGCCGGCCTCGAGAACGTCGTCACCGCCCGCGACCTCGGCCTGGTCCTCGTGGGTGCGGCCGACCACCGGCTGCTCGACCCCGTCTCGGCCCACGCCCTCGAGCGCGACCTGCTCGCCCAGGTCTTCCGGGACGGGATCCCGGCGGGCCTGCCGGCCGGTGTCACGGTCGCGAACAAGACCGGGTGGATCGGCGGGGTGAACCACGACGTCGCCCTGGTCCGCCCCGACGCCCACCCGCCCTTCGTGCTGGTGGTGCTGACCCGCCACGGCGCCTCGGAGCGCGAGGGCGAGCAGCTCGTGGCCGACGTGGCCTCGCGGGCCTGGGCCGCGCTCACCGAGCGGGCGGGCCGTCCGCTGCACCACGGCGACCCCGCTCCCTCGTGA
- a CDS encoding enolase C-terminal domain-like protein codes for MTGARVVEVRAVAVSAPLHTPFVTAVRRTTTVDTVVVTVTDDDGVTGWGEAPQAWRITGDSLAGTTACVEGPVRDALVGGPADPREAWPRLAGCAVGNAGAKMAVDTALHDLAARRAGVPLAVHLAAHLGVAGTPAPDLRVPTDVTLAAGEPAALAAAARDRVADGFAVLKIKVGTSAATDVARVRAVRAAVGHGVELRLDANQGWDARSAVRVVRELEDDGLGVTLVEQPVPARDHLGLAHVRAHVDTPVMADESLVDLEDLVSLVRLGACDAVNVKLAKCGGLTPAAELLEVAARHGLGTMVGSMMESHLGVGAAGSLVAAVGTTWGADLDAGWWAAASPYVGGPAYQGPVLVLPDAPGLGVTGLALPGS; via the coding sequence GTGACCGGCGCCCGTGTCGTGGAGGTGCGCGCCGTGGCCGTCTCGGCGCCGCTGCACACCCCGTTCGTGACCGCGGTGCGTCGCACCACCACCGTCGACACGGTCGTGGTGACGGTGACCGACGACGACGGCGTGACCGGGTGGGGCGAGGCGCCGCAGGCGTGGCGGATCACCGGCGACTCCCTGGCCGGCACCACCGCCTGCGTGGAGGGCCCGGTCCGCGACGCCCTCGTCGGTGGCCCGGCGGACCCGAGGGAGGCCTGGCCACGGCTGGCCGGATGCGCGGTCGGCAACGCCGGCGCGAAGATGGCGGTCGACACCGCGCTGCACGACCTCGCGGCGCGGCGGGCCGGTGTGCCCCTGGCCGTCCACCTCGCGGCCCACCTCGGCGTCGCCGGGACCCCCGCGCCCGACCTGCGGGTGCCGACCGACGTGACGCTGGCCGCGGGGGAGCCGGCGGCGCTGGCCGCCGCCGCCCGGGACCGGGTGGCCGACGGCTTCGCCGTGCTCAAGATCAAGGTCGGCACGAGCGCCGCCACCGACGTGGCCCGGGTCCGGGCCGTCCGCGCGGCCGTCGGGCACGGGGTCGAGCTCCGCCTCGACGCCAACCAGGGCTGGGACGCCCGCAGCGCGGTCCGCGTCGTGCGCGAGCTGGAGGACGACGGGCTCGGCGTGACCCTGGTCGAGCAGCCCGTGCCCGCCCGGGACCACCTCGGGCTGGCCCACGTGCGCGCCCACGTCGACACCCCGGTGATGGCCGACGAGTCGCTGGTCGACCTCGAGGACCTGGTCTCGCTGGTCCGTCTCGGTGCCTGCGACGCCGTGAACGTCAAGCTGGCCAAGTGCGGCGGGCTGACCCCGGCGGCCGAGCTGCTGGAGGTGGCCGCCCGGCACGGGCTCGGCACGATGGTCGGCTCGATGATGGAGTCGCACCTCGGCGTCGGGGCCGCCGGGTCGCTGGTCGCGGCCGTCGGCACCACCTGGGGCGCCGACCTCGACGCGGGCTGGTGGGCGGCCGCGTCGCCGTACGTCGGTGGGCCCGCCTACCAGGGGCCGGTGCTGGTGCTTCCCGACGCCCCCGGTCTGGGTGTGACGGGCCTGGCCCTGCCAGGATCCTGA
- a CDS encoding NlpC/P60 family protein codes for MPLVARTLCPVRRTPDAEGEQVTQLLPDEPVDVLETLDDWARVVAPWQPSSLDPAGYPGWVHTAHLGEADEVDAPPGPAEGGSPARADGAALVATASTYLDTPYLWGGLSADGIDCSGLVHRVARTAGLRVPRDAFDQGDALEPVDLDAVEVGDLYLFARPERRVHHVGFVAAPAPARRILHAPDSGPVRRVVEEDLSPERLATLVGAVRLPPR; via the coding sequence ATGCCGCTGGTCGCCCGCACCCTCTGCCCGGTCCGCCGCACCCCCGACGCCGAGGGGGAGCAGGTGACCCAGCTGCTGCCCGACGAGCCGGTCGACGTCCTGGAGACCCTGGACGACTGGGCCCGGGTGGTCGCGCCCTGGCAGCCGTCGTCCCTCGACCCGGCCGGTTACCCCGGGTGGGTGCACACGGCCCACCTCGGTGAGGCCGACGAGGTCGACGCGCCCCCGGGGCCCGCGGAGGGCGGTAGCCCGGCGCGGGCCGACGGCGCCGCGCTGGTGGCGACCGCCTCGACCTACCTCGACACGCCCTACCTCTGGGGCGGGCTGAGCGCCGACGGCATCGACTGCTCCGGCCTGGTCCACCGGGTGGCCCGGACCGCCGGGCTGCGGGTGCCCCGGGACGCCTTCGACCAGGGCGACGCCCTCGAGCCGGTCGACCTCGACGCGGTGGAGGTCGGCGACCTCTACCTGTTCGCCCGCCCGGAGCGGCGGGTGCACCACGTCGGGTTCGTCGCCGCCCCGGCCCCGGCCCGCCGGATCCTGCACGCCCCCGACAGCGGGCCCGTGCGACGGGTCGTCGAGGAGGACCTCTCCCCGGAGCGCCTGGCCACGCTGGTCGGTGCGGTCCGGCTCCCGCCGAGATGA
- a CDS encoding succinic semialdehyde dehydrogenase: MNGQNPAATPGDPAVDGPHDPEHDPTASYALEPDYTEALTRRVLATSGRTAAVHSPLDGAPLAHVPQSGDEDVAEAFRRAKVAQEQWARTPLEQRSEAMMRLHDLILDRQDEIMDLIVRESGKARKHAFDEPLHVALTARYYARTARRHLRPRRASGVVPVLTRVEVNQVPKGVVGIISPWNYPFTMALCDGLPALMAGNAVVSKPDAQTMLSALLGLELLEQAGFPRDLWQVVAGKGSEVGTAIIDRADYVCFTGSTATGRTVARRCAERLIGCSLELGGKNPMLVLRDADLEKAAEGAVRASFSNAGQLCVAMERMFVSDQVYDRFVERFVARTQAMTLGASMDWGNDMGSLISADQLATVVAHVDDAVAKGATVLTGGRHRPDLGPYMFEPTILEGVTPEMTCFGDETFGPVIALYRFHDEADAVARANAGGYGLNAAIYSQDGARARQLASEIRCGTVNVNEAFAATFASIDAPMGGMRQSGMGRRQGAEGVHRFTETQAVASQRLLRFAPQFGMSDQAYAGAMTANLRLLKKLGRA; this comes from the coding sequence ATGAACGGTCAGAACCCCGCCGCGACTCCTGGTGACCCCGCCGTCGACGGCCCGCACGACCCGGAGCACGACCCGACCGCGTCCTACGCGCTCGAGCCCGACTACACCGAGGCGCTGACGCGCCGCGTGCTGGCCACGAGCGGGCGTACGGCGGCGGTCCACTCGCCGCTGGACGGCGCACCGCTGGCGCACGTCCCGCAGTCCGGCGACGAGGACGTCGCCGAGGCGTTCCGGCGCGCGAAGGTGGCTCAGGAGCAGTGGGCGCGTACCCCGCTCGAGCAGCGGTCCGAGGCGATGATGCGCCTGCACGACCTCATCCTGGACCGCCAGGACGAGATCATGGACCTGATCGTCCGTGAGTCCGGCAAGGCCCGCAAGCACGCGTTCGACGAGCCGCTGCACGTGGCGCTGACCGCCCGGTACTACGCCCGCACCGCCCGCCGGCACCTGCGCCCGCGCCGCGCCAGCGGCGTCGTTCCCGTGCTGACCCGGGTCGAGGTCAACCAGGTGCCCAAGGGCGTCGTCGGGATCATCTCGCCCTGGAACTACCCGTTCACGATGGCGCTCTGCGACGGGCTCCCCGCGCTGATGGCCGGCAACGCGGTGGTCTCGAAGCCGGACGCCCAGACCATGCTGAGCGCGCTCCTCGGGCTCGAGCTGCTCGAGCAGGCCGGCTTCCCCCGGGACCTGTGGCAGGTCGTCGCCGGCAAGGGGTCCGAGGTCGGCACCGCGATCATCGACCGCGCCGACTACGTCTGCTTCACCGGCTCGACGGCCACCGGCCGTACGGTCGCCCGGCGCTGCGCGGAGCGGCTGATCGGCTGCTCGCTGGAGCTCGGCGGGAAGAACCCGATGCTGGTCCTGCGCGACGCCGACCTCGAGAAGGCCGCCGAGGGAGCGGTGCGCGCGTCCTTCTCCAACGCCGGCCAGCTGTGCGTGGCGATGGAGCGGATGTTCGTCTCCGACCAGGTCTACGACCGGTTCGTGGAGCGCTTCGTGGCCCGCACCCAGGCGATGACGCTGGGCGCCTCGATGGACTGGGGCAACGACATGGGCTCGCTGATCTCGGCCGACCAGCTCGCGACCGTGGTCGCGCACGTCGACGACGCCGTGGCCAAGGGCGCCACCGTCCTGACCGGCGGGCGGCACCGCCCCGACCTCGGGCCGTACATGTTCGAGCCGACCATCCTCGAGGGCGTCACGCCCGAGATGACCTGCTTCGGCGACGAGACCTTCGGCCCGGTGATCGCCCTCTACCGCTTCCACGACGAGGCCGACGCGGTGGCCCGTGCCAACGCCGGCGGCTACGGCCTGAACGCCGCGATCTACAGCCAGGACGGCGCCCGCGCCCGGCAGCTGGCCTCGGAGATCCGGTGCGGGACCGTCAACGTCAACGAGGCGTTCGCGGCCACCTTCGCCTCGATCGACGCCCCGATGGGCGGCATGCGCCAGTCCGGCATGGGCCGTCGCCAGGGCGCCGAGGGCGTGCACCGCTTCACCGAGACCCAGGCGGTCGCCAGCCAGCGGCTGCTCCGCTTCGCGCCCCAGTTCGGCATGTCCGACCAGGCGTACGCCGGCGCGATGACGGCGAACCTGCGCCTGCTCAAGAAGCTGGGGCGGGCCTGA